The following proteins are encoded in a genomic region of Leptolyngbya boryana PCC 6306:
- a CDS encoding NB-ARC domain-containing protein yields the protein MPRATYGPRVKYRAKRLFTAIAAFAQDELEGVEQIPVRCSWQPEADSPTLIVRTTLRALEELCKKDGFGTPLTKPQIREALSRMEDFLNILEDVRENPKGTEHWHFKLTLWSRDTTENVNQFDQFWETKRPLKSKEQQTVNPIVASSEPTPIKPEKCGLNFLFSKSLQNQQNNQEGQAIQIHAPHVPVFVGQGRPTFGKPLQMPPLPDYFVERPEHQDAVKFLLMREGLDEPATLIVSAIHGLGGIGKSVLAAWLAHDAEVQARFCDGVLWATLGQDPDILSFLCDWIQALGDRDYKPTTISGASSHLRTLLYDKRVLLVVDDTWSPEHVEPFRVGRSGCRVLVTTREAAIADAKRYDLEEMKPEQSLELLTKKYPGKLIAMERSQAAQLAETVGHLPLALELAAAQIDDGVLFSELLEDLQAETARLETLDRPVEVSAAYGKRYSLLASLNLSVQRLSSEQQRQFAWLGVLPEDVLVTEQVTATLWQMTARQAGAALRVLRSRALLLAGVQQVGQKPTYRIHDLIHNLAKRLLTGSPEPEYEQDLPGLGMTLVDAHTKFLQRYREKTDQGGWHSLPEDSYIHSQLTWHLEQAGQVEEIHALLKERTTTGQNGWFVACESLGQTANFVKDVARAWQWADQQCETNPVGAIYWQCRYLLIYGSLNSLASNIPPELIAALVEKGFWKPNQGLAYVQQIPEARRRADAIATILPHLPKELMGEVLAVTREIQDESVRTDILRALVPHLPELVSETLAVTREIQDKSARAHALCALVPHLPELVSETLAVAREIQDKSARADALRVLIPHLSGEWMGEALAVTREIQDEFARASALCNLVPYLPGLVGEALAVTREIQDEFARASALCNLVPYLPGLVGEALAVTREISNESNRIDVLRALIPYLSGEWRGEVLTVIREIGNESARADVLCALVPHLSEELMGEALAVTRAIQFEYFRAFALRTLVPHLSEELLDEALVVMREIGNETMRADVLCALVPHLPELVGEALAVTREIGNESARASALCALVPHLPELAGEALSVAREVEDESARAHALRALVPHLSEGLMSEALAVTREIQDKFVRANVLRALVPHLSEELMGEALAMTREIGNKSARADVLCALVPRLPELAGEALAVTREIGNESARNALRALVPHLSEGLMGEALAITREIGNESARADVLCALVPRLPELAGEALAVTREIGNESARASALCALVPHLPESSINESLECVKKMRDLYYKAKALQCFTQQLTCISTTPRFWSETLHAFSALHRYELIATLANLTSFVLTLGGVDSGNYGRGNSGNYGR from the coding sequence ATGCCCAGAGCTACCTATGGTCCTCGAGTCAAATATCGAGCAAAACGCCTCTTCACTGCGATCGCAGCATTTGCCCAAGATGAGTTAGAGGGCGTTGAGCAGATTCCAGTTCGATGCTCCTGGCAGCCAGAAGCAGACTCGCCAACGTTGATTGTGCGAACAACCCTGAGAGCACTCGAAGAACTGTGTAAAAAGGATGGATTCGGAACGCCGTTAACCAAACCCCAGATTCGAGAAGCTTTAAGCCGCATGGAAGATTTCCTGAACATTTTGGAAGATGTTCGAGAAAATCCAAAAGGAACTGAACATTGGCACTTCAAGTTAACGCTGTGGTCAAGAGATACAACTGAGAATGTAAATCAGTTTGACCAATTCTGGGAAACTAAGCGACCACTCAAATCAAAGGAACAACAAACCGTAAATCCGATAGTTGCGTCCTCAGAACCCACGCCTATAAAGCCAGAGAAATGTGGCCTTAATTTTCTCTTTAGCAAATCACTGCAAAATCAACAAAATAATCAAGAAGGACAAGCGATTCAGATTCACGCTCCACACGTCCCTGTGTTTGTGGGGCAGGGTCGTCCGACTTTTGGCAAACCGCTACAAATGCCACCTCTTCCCGACTATTTTGTGGAACGTCCAGAGCACCAGGATGCGGTGAAATTCCTGTTAATGCGGGAAGGCCTTGATGAACCTGCCACGTTGATTGTGAGTGCAATTCATGGGTTGGGCGGCATTGGGAAGTCAGTGTTGGCGGCGTGGCTTGCCCATGATGCGGAGGTGCAAGCGCGATTCTGCGATGGCGTGCTGTGGGCAACCTTGGGGCAAGACCCTGATATTCTCTCCTTTCTCTGCGATTGGATTCAGGCATTGGGCGATCGCGACTATAAACCGACGACGATTTCGGGTGCATCAAGTCATCTGCGCACGTTGTTGTATGACAAGCGGGTGTTGCTCGTGGTGGATGATACGTGGTCGCCGGAGCATGTAGAGCCGTTTCGGGTGGGGCGATCGGGGTGTCGGGTGTTGGTGACGACAAGGGAGGCAGCGATCGCGGATGCCAAACGCTATGACCTAGAAGAGATGAAGCCGGAGCAGTCGCTGGAGCTGTTGACGAAGAAGTATCCGGGAAAGTTAATTGCGATGGAGCGATCGCAAGCGGCACAGTTGGCAGAAACCGTAGGGCATTTGCCACTGGCGTTGGAGTTGGCAGCTGCCCAGATTGATGATGGTGTGCTGTTTAGTGAGTTGTTAGAGGATCTGCAAGCGGAGACAGCACGATTAGAGACGTTGGATCGCCCGGTGGAAGTGAGTGCCGCCTATGGTAAGCGGTATAGCCTGTTGGCATCTTTGAATTTGAGTGTGCAGCGGCTATCGTCGGAGCAACAACGGCAGTTTGCCTGGTTGGGTGTCTTGCCAGAGGATGTATTGGTAACGGAGCAGGTGACGGCAACATTGTGGCAGATGACGGCGCGGCAAGCGGGGGCGGCGCTACGGGTGTTGAGATCTCGTGCCTTGCTCCTAGCGGGCGTGCAGCAGGTGGGACAAAAGCCGACCTATCGGATTCATGACTTGATTCATAATTTGGCAAAACGTTTACTCACAGGTAGTCCTGAACCGGAGTATGAGCAGGATCTGCCGGGATTGGGAATGACGTTAGTAGATGCCCATACTAAGTTTTTGCAGCGGTATAGGGAGAAGACGGATCAGGGAGGATGGCACAGCTTACCGGAAGATAGCTATATTCACAGTCAACTCACATGGCATTTGGAGCAGGCGGGACAGGTTGAGGAGATTCATGCCCTGCTGAAGGAGCGTACAACAACAGGGCAAAACGGGTGGTTTGTTGCTTGCGAGTCGTTAGGGCAGACAGCGAATTTTGTCAAAGATGTAGCGCGAGCATGGCAATGGGCGGATCAGCAGTGCGAAACTAATCCGGTGGGTGCGATTTATTGGCAATGTCGCTATCTGTTGATCTATGGTTCGCTCAATAGTCTAGCGAGCAACATTCCTCCAGAATTGATTGCAGCGTTGGTGGAGAAGGGATTCTGGAAGCCGAACCAGGGGTTAGCTTATGTACAGCAAATACCAGAGGCAAGGCGGCGTGCTGATGCAATTGCGACAATTTTGCCTCATTTGCCAAAAGAGTTGATGGGCGAAGTGTTAGCAGTGACACGTGAAATTCAGGATGAATCTGTTCGCACTGATATATTGCGTGCTTTAGTGCCTCACCTGCCAGAGTTAGTGAGTGAAACGCTGGCAGTGACACGTGAAATTCAGGATAAGTCTGCACGTGCTCATGCGTTGTGTGCTTTAGTGCCTCACCTGCCAGAGTTGGTGAGTGAAACGCTAGCAGTGGCACGCGAAATTCAGGATAAGTCTGCACGTGCTGATGCGTTGCGTGTTTTAATACCTCACCTATCAGGAGAATGGATGGGCGAAGCGCTGGCAGTGACGCGTGAAATTCAGGATGAATTTGCCCGTGCTTCTGCATTGTGTAATTTAGTACCTTACCTACCAGGATTAGTGGGTGAAGCGCTGGCAGTGACGCGTGAAATTCAGGATGAATTTGCCCGTGCTTCTGCATTGTGCAATTTAGTACCTTACCTACCAGGATTAGTGGGTGAAGCGCTGGCAGTGACACGTGAAATTAGTAATGAGTCTAATCGCATTGATGTATTGCGTGCTTTAATACCTTACCTATCAGGAGAATGGAGGGGTGAAGTGTTGACAGTGATACGTGAAATTGGGAATGAATCTGCGCGTGCTGATGTTTTGTGTGCTTTAGTGCCTCATCTGTCGGAAGAATTGATGGGTGAGGCGCTAGCAGTGACACGCGCAATTCAGTTTGAGTACTTTCGCGCCTTTGCGTTGCGGACTTTAGTGCCTCATCTATCAGAGGAACTGTTGGACGAAGCGTTAGTAGTGATGCGCGAAATTGGGAATGAGACTATGCGTGCTGATGTTTTGTGTGCTTTAGTACCTCACTTGCCGGAGCTGGTGGGTGAAGCACTTGCAGTGACACGTGAGATTGGGAATGAGTCTGCACGTGCTTCTGCGTTGTGTGCTTTAGTGCCTCACTTGCCGGAGCTGGCGGGTGAAGCACTTTCAGTGGCACGTGAGGTTGAGGATGAATCTGCGCGCGCTCATGCTTTACGTGCCTTAGTGCCTCATCTGTCAGAGGGATTGATGAGTGAAGCGCTGGCAGTGACACGTGAAATTCAGGATAAGTTTGTGCGTGCTAATGTTTTGCGTGCCTTAGTGCCTCATCTGTCGGAAGAATTGATGGGCGAAGCGTTGGCAATGACACGTGAAATCGGGAATAAGTCCGCACGTGCTGATGTTTTGTGTGCTTTAGTACCTCGCTTGCCGGAGCTGGCGGGTGAAGCACTTGCAGTGACACGTGAAATTGGGAACGAGTCTGCACGTAATGCTCTGCGTGCCTTAGTGCCTCATCTGTCAGAGGGATTGATGGGCGAAGCATTGGCAATAACACGTGAAATTGGGAACGAGTCTGCGCGTGCTGATGTTTTGTGTGCTTTAGTACCTCGCTTGCCGGAGCTGGCGGGTGAAGCACTTGCAGTGACACGTGAAATTGGGAACGAGTCTGCGCGTGCTTCTGCGTTGTGTGCTTTAGTGCCTCATTTGCCAGAATCATCAATCAACGAATCCTTAGAATGTGTAAAGAAGATGCGGGATCTCTACTACAAAGCAAAAGCACTTCAATGCTTTACACAACAATTGACGTGCATATCTACTACTCCACGCTTTTGGTCTGAAACCTTACACGCTTTCTCTGCTCTACATCGCTATGAATTAATAGCAACCCTAGCGAATTTAACTTCCTTCGTCTTAACTCTTGGTGGTGTGGATTCCGGAAATTATGGCAGAGGGAATTCCGGAAATTATGGCAGATGA
- the istA gene encoding IS21 family transposase, with translation MYSPLERYMVQKLRQAKLPVAEVSKLTGASERTIHRIQHEPEVEDVDEEEFRKSRKVGRPSGVDEFEAEIAQWLAESRKPEDGEMKGTEVLARLRQKGYKGGKSAVYEMVRRLRPTETPIPIVRFEGLPGEFSQHDFGQRRVTYSDGTQAVVRFFVSRLKYSRFVDVQVVDNEQQETVVRSLLRAYAHFGGVPLMSVFDNMSTVVQSREVLDDGTIRVNWTQRFGQLAMDCGFIPLACYPYRPQQKGSVENLVGFVKSNFFCGRNFVDRADLEAQLRSWVEYVNTERVCDATGEIPQARLVRESLKPCGHSADTYAFKVSVVVRPTARVHYRGIEYSVPAETIGQTVTLHLQQSSIVIYLGERKLCEHPRMPDNGKSSVQFDHAQELFRFRRGKPYAQRQLLLDLDPSVEPYFTELVHRRPQGWEKDIEQIYDLYQCIGRVDLLAAIALATEQRCFGAEYLIAIVQESASVCDLLSLLHQA, from the coding sequence ATGTACAGCCCCCTGGAGCGCTATATGGTTCAGAAATTACGGCAAGCAAAGCTGCCAGTGGCAGAAGTGAGCAAACTCACCGGAGCCAGTGAGCGAACAATTCATCGGATTCAACACGAGCCAGAAGTTGAAGATGTAGACGAAGAGGAATTCCGGAAAAGCCGAAAGGTGGGAAGACCGAGCGGGGTCGATGAATTTGAAGCAGAGATCGCCCAATGGTTAGCAGAATCACGTAAGCCTGAAGATGGGGAAATGAAGGGCACCGAAGTCTTAGCCCGACTGCGGCAGAAAGGCTACAAGGGTGGCAAGAGTGCGGTGTACGAAATGGTGCGACGGTTACGACCGACTGAGACCCCGATTCCCATCGTCCGCTTTGAGGGGCTACCTGGGGAGTTTTCCCAGCATGACTTTGGACAACGACGAGTGACCTATAGCGATGGGACTCAAGCGGTGGTGCGCTTCTTTGTTTCCCGATTGAAGTACTCGCGATTTGTGGATGTGCAAGTGGTTGATAACGAGCAGCAAGAAACCGTCGTCCGAAGCTTACTACGAGCCTATGCTCATTTCGGTGGAGTGCCACTGATGAGCGTGTTTGACAACATGAGTACGGTCGTACAGTCGCGCGAGGTACTCGATGATGGCACAATCCGGGTCAACTGGACGCAACGATTTGGGCAACTTGCGATGGACTGTGGCTTTATTCCCCTGGCTTGCTATCCCTACCGACCGCAGCAAAAAGGGTCCGTGGAGAACTTAGTGGGGTTTGTCAAAAGTAACTTCTTTTGCGGGCGCAACTTTGTAGATCGCGCCGACCTCGAAGCTCAGTTACGGAGCTGGGTTGAGTACGTCAACACTGAGCGAGTCTGTGATGCAACTGGAGAAATCCCACAAGCTCGGTTAGTGAGAGAATCCCTCAAACCCTGCGGGCATTCGGCTGACACTTATGCATTCAAAGTGAGTGTGGTCGTTCGACCGACCGCACGGGTGCATTATCGTGGGATTGAATACTCTGTTCCAGCCGAGACGATTGGACAGACGGTAACGTTGCATCTTCAACAATCGTCGATAGTGATCTACTTGGGAGAACGCAAGCTGTGCGAGCATCCGAGGATGCCAGACAATGGCAAAAGCAGTGTACAATTTGACCATGCTCAAGAGCTATTTCGATTCCGTCGCGGGAAGCCGTATGCTCAACGTCAATTACTACTAGACCTTGACCCCAGTGTAGAACCGTACTTCACAGAGCTAGTGCATCGTCGCCCCCAAGGTTGGGAGAAGGACATTGAGCAGATTTACGATCTCTACCAGTGTATTGGGCGAGTCGATTTATTAGCGGCGATTGCATTAGCTACAGAACAACGATGCTTCGGCGCTGAGTACTTGATTGCGATAGTTCAGGAAAGCGCTTCAGTTTGCGATCTCTTATCGCTTCTCCATCAGGCTTGA
- the istB gene encoding IS21-like element helper ATPase IstB, producing MTLDILCKRLGLNAIHRILDELIPTAEREQWSYTAFLERLLSEEIAQRTEGRIANLIARAKFPFHATIETFDFTFRSDLKRQMLGRFLGPELVSEHRCLILEGPPGTGKTHLCIAIAYKAIQNGFIARFATAATLINELRIAPDRNAALKPYLQPHVLVIDEMGYLGYGAGAADVLFQLVDHRYHQGKPTLFTTNKPLAQWGRVLHDEELARAIIDRTLHHGDYLKLSGPSYRLKGRKLDLDLPDAAPTTKAKKTDSTDKSLDNSQPTIA from the coding sequence ATGACCTTAGATATTTTGTGTAAACGATTGGGGCTAAATGCCATCCATCGCATTCTTGACGAATTGATCCCGACAGCTGAACGGGAGCAGTGGTCTTATACTGCCTTTCTAGAACGCCTCTTGAGTGAAGAAATTGCTCAACGCACGGAAGGTCGGATTGCCAATTTAATCGCTCGTGCGAAGTTCCCCTTTCATGCCACCATCGAAACCTTTGACTTTACGTTTCGCAGTGACCTCAAGCGGCAAATGCTCGGTCGCTTTCTCGGTCCTGAATTAGTCAGTGAACATCGTTGCTTGATTTTAGAAGGTCCACCCGGAACTGGAAAAACACATCTCTGCATTGCCATTGCTTACAAAGCCATTCAAAATGGCTTCATTGCTCGATTTGCCACTGCTGCTACCTTGATCAACGAGTTGCGGATTGCTCCTGACCGCAATGCGGCTCTCAAACCTTACCTTCAGCCCCATGTGCTGGTCATTGATGAGATGGGTTACTTGGGCTATGGAGCAGGAGCGGCTGATGTCTTGTTTCAGCTTGTAGACCATCGTTATCATCAAGGTAAGCCCACCTTGTTCACCACCAATAAACCTTTAGCTCAATGGGGAAGAGTTTTGCATGATGAAGAACTCGCCAGAGCCATCATCGACCGCACTCTCCATCATGGCGACTATCTCAAGCTTTCTGGTCCCTCCTATCGCTTGAAAGGGCGTAAACTTGACCTCGATCTACCTGATGCTGCACCAACCACTAAAGCTAAAAAAACTGATAGTACTGACAAAAGCCTTGACAACTCTCAACCTACTATTGCATAA
- the istB gene encoding IS21-like element helper ATPase IstB, whose translation MQEGWSYAQFLLVLCESEVQHRWSNRIQRALREAQLPSGKTVSNFDFSHCPSFNPAPLMQMADDPTWLGRAENLLLFGASGVGKSHLASAVSRRMVEFGKRVRFFSALALVQQLQQAKLQLQLQAMLKKLDRFDLLVLDDLGYVKKTEAETSVLFELIAHRYERKSLLITANQPFSQWDAIFTDSMMTVAAVDRLVHHALIVEIQTESYRKQSAVSRSEASKTAKKETVQPKRS comes from the coding sequence ATGCAGGAAGGCTGGTCTTACGCACAGTTCTTGCTGGTTCTGTGCGAATCGGAAGTCCAACACCGATGGAGCAACCGTATCCAACGCGCTCTGAGAGAAGCCCAACTGCCAAGCGGAAAAACGGTTTCCAACTTTGACTTTTCCCATTGTCCGAGCTTCAACCCTGCTCCCTTGATGCAGATGGCGGATGATCCTACTTGGCTCGGACGCGCCGAAAACCTTTTGTTGTTCGGAGCTTCAGGCGTTGGAAAGTCACATTTAGCAAGCGCTGTCTCGCGCCGCATGGTGGAGTTTGGTAAGCGAGTCAGGTTCTTTTCTGCCTTAGCTCTAGTCCAGCAATTACAGCAAGCAAAGCTGCAACTGCAATTGCAAGCAATGCTGAAGAAGCTAGACCGCTTTGACCTACTCGTGCTTGATGATTTGGGCTATGTCAAAAAGACTGAGGCGGAAACCTCCGTGCTGTTTGAGCTAATTGCTCATCGATATGAGCGCAAAAGCTTACTGATTACTGCCAACCAGCCCTTCAGCCAATGGGATGCTATCTTCACCGATTCGATGATGACAGTCGCAGCCGTTGACCGTTTGGTGCATCATGCTTTGATTGTTGAAATTCAGACCGAGAGCTACCGCAAACAATCGGCAGTGTCTCGTTCTGAAGCATCGAAGACCGCCAAGAAAGAGACCGTTCAACCGAAACGTTCCTAG
- a CDS encoding ATP-binding domain-containing protein produces MADWEFIVSEVFGGPGEDGERLIWEKVTQALKGTGEGIACLNYTYFNRDRQLRYQPDVLLVNRDQGITVIEVKSFAIDQLVEIRANQWEMQNFYTRYLYPFRQGENQLRQILRSCDRRKALRGRMPGRVLVALPCVTRDEWQARGFDVDHPTCPPLIFGDELGRRSLRDALEYRALPIERGEQPLNLSNTDWRELRHVIVGGSRPVVPVPPPSIQSRSDVLSTLQTFIGEFDQQQAKIGIQIPPGPQRIRGIAGSGKTLLLCQKAARMHLQHPDWDIALVFFTRSLYQLVPEILRTWLHEWSNGELEPDFVNGKLKVLHAWGARDRAGLYSLLRNQAGGSVLTSAPVTGSIPERLAANCKRLLENHPIQPTFDAILIDEGQDLLTRETLQIEDKQAIYWLAWQALRPVNPHSDIRRLIWAYDEAQSLDSLKVPSYREVFGTELGALLSGQRTGGSYPGGIQKSEVMKRCYRTPGPILVAAHALGMGLLRPTGMLSGFTTQQDWQQMGYEVEGDFRRSHQPIKLHRPPENSPNPVPQLWQQPLLEFEAYSDRAIQFNAIAKRLRHHIDEEGLQPSRDLLVIVLGGAETEESSQRHSASFELQRQFAQTLRSHGIDYYLPGASTTNQPTTGMNQNVDTFWMSGAITVSRIHRAKGHEAKFVYILGLESVAQQEDNLLLRNQLFVALTRSQAWVHLSGIKDAHTYSDYLLYDEVRRVIASGTTLRFTYRKPSQRSLVDEDEIEPLVAVN; encoded by the coding sequence ATGGCAGATTGGGAGTTCATTGTCAGTGAGGTTTTTGGAGGACCCGGCGAGGATGGTGAGCGGCTGATCTGGGAAAAAGTTACACAGGCGCTCAAAGGGACGGGTGAAGGGATTGCCTGTCTTAACTACACCTACTTCAATCGCGATCGACAATTGCGCTATCAGCCTGACGTTCTATTAGTTAATCGTGACCAGGGCATTACCGTCATTGAGGTTAAATCCTTTGCGATCGATCAACTCGTTGAGATTCGCGCTAATCAGTGGGAGATGCAGAACTTCTACACGCGCTATCTCTATCCGTTCCGGCAGGGAGAAAATCAACTGCGCCAAATTCTGAGAAGCTGCGATCGCCGAAAAGCACTCAGAGGTCGAATGCCAGGACGAGTGCTTGTGGCACTGCCTTGTGTTACTCGTGATGAATGGCAAGCTCGCGGATTTGACGTGGATCATCCAACTTGTCCACCGCTGATTTTTGGAGATGAGTTGGGACGACGCAGTCTTCGAGATGCCCTTGAATATCGTGCTCTTCCGATCGAGCGCGGAGAACAACCCTTGAATCTCAGTAATACTGATTGGAGAGAACTTCGACACGTTATTGTTGGCGGATCTCGTCCCGTTGTGCCAGTTCCCCCTCCATCGATTCAATCTCGATCAGATGTTCTCTCAACACTGCAAACATTTATCGGGGAGTTTGATCAGCAGCAGGCGAAGATTGGCATTCAAATTCCGCCAGGTCCACAACGGATTCGAGGCATTGCGGGATCAGGGAAAACCTTATTGCTTTGCCAGAAAGCAGCCCGAATGCACCTTCAGCATCCGGATTGGGATATTGCATTGGTCTTTTTCACGCGAAGCCTCTATCAGCTTGTGCCAGAAATTTTGAGAACTTGGCTACACGAATGGAGTAACGGAGAGCTTGAGCCAGACTTCGTCAATGGTAAACTCAAAGTGCTTCACGCTTGGGGTGCTCGCGATCGTGCAGGTCTCTATTCGCTGTTGCGCAATCAAGCAGGGGGAAGTGTCTTAACATCTGCGCCTGTAACGGGAAGTATTCCAGAACGACTCGCAGCAAACTGTAAACGCCTGCTTGAAAATCACCCGATTCAACCCACGTTCGATGCCATTCTCATTGATGAGGGGCAAGACCTACTGACTCGTGAAACACTGCAAATCGAAGACAAGCAAGCAATTTACTGGTTGGCTTGGCAAGCTTTACGCCCTGTTAACCCTCATTCTGATATCCGTCGTCTCATCTGGGCATATGACGAAGCTCAGAGTTTAGACTCGTTGAAAGTTCCGTCGTACCGAGAAGTGTTTGGCACGGAATTAGGAGCGTTGCTTTCGGGGCAGCGCACAGGCGGGAGCTATCCAGGTGGGATTCAAAAGAGCGAGGTGATGAAACGGTGCTACCGTACTCCTGGTCCGATTCTCGTTGCCGCTCATGCCTTGGGAATGGGCTTACTACGCCCGACAGGAATGCTCAGTGGGTTCACAACCCAACAAGATTGGCAGCAGATGGGCTACGAAGTAGAAGGAGATTTTCGTCGATCGCATCAGCCCATCAAATTGCACCGCCCTCCAGAAAATTCTCCCAATCCTGTCCCTCAGCTTTGGCAGCAACCGTTACTAGAATTTGAAGCGTACTCTGATCGTGCAATTCAATTTAACGCGATCGCGAAGCGGCTACGTCATCATATCGACGAAGAAGGCTTGCAGCCGAGTCGTGATTTACTTGTGATTGTTCTTGGTGGTGCTGAGACTGAGGAGTCATCACAGAGACATAGTGCAAGCTTTGAGCTTCAACGCCAGTTTGCCCAAACTTTGCGATCGCATGGAATCGACTACTACTTACCAGGAGCCTCGACTACTAATCAACCTACTACCGGGATGAATCAGAATGTTGATACGTTCTGGATGTCTGGAGCAATAACCGTCTCGCGTATTCATCGCGCAAAAGGGCACGAAGCGAAATTCGTGTATATCCTTGGTCTCGAATCGGTTGCTCAACAGGAAGACAATCTTTTACTACGCAACCAGTTGTTTGTGGCATTAACGCGATCTCAAGCTTGGGTACATTTATCGGGAATCAAAGATGCCCATACGTATTCCGATTATCTTCTCTATGACGAAGTTCGTCGGGTTATTGCCAGTGGAACAACGCTGAGATTTACCTATCGGAAACCGTCACAGCGATCTCTTGTGGATGAAGATGAGATCGAGCCGTTGGTTGCTGTGAATTAA
- a CDS encoding IS4 family transposase yields the protein MLPSFYQTCLQSQLTEAQFVTLEILVELLQKERRITIERIATLFPQPILFESRRRNIQRFLSLPQLTPQAIWFPIVKQWIKRHYSGRTPLHLVVDRTQWQNHNLIMVSLVYQKRAIPLHWMWLNKQGQSSLAEQRKVLCPVFHLLKKYRFILLGDREFHSIELAAWCVEKQVKFVFRLPKSTTIKPNDSDAFTRLDDLPQTPGITEQYLHIQVTQNRGFGKHNLVLRQKRAYRQSNSDAWYLLTNLVGAEQTLKAYSNRFSIEPLFKDYKSGGYHLEDCHADSRRFNALLVLIAIAYSLSTLQGRRIRQKQVQCYVGRVKEPKRTRNRHSNFWIGLYGRLWIEPLQLWSTLATKLMALKPQKRPFFQRGLNAISLIQSAL from the coding sequence ATGTTGCCCTCATTCTATCAAACCTGTTTACAATCGCAATTAACGGAAGCGCAATTTGTGACGCTAGAAATCTTGGTCGAACTGTTGCAAAAAGAGCGAAGAATTACGATTGAACGGATAGCGACCCTGTTTCCGCAACCGATTCTATTTGAGAGCAGACGGCGGAATATTCAGCGATTCTTGAGTCTGCCGCAACTGACTCCACAAGCGATCTGGTTTCCGATTGTCAAGCAGTGGATCAAACGACATTACTCAGGTAGAACTCCGCTTCACCTGGTGGTTGACCGGACGCAATGGCAAAACCATAACTTGATCATGGTGAGTCTTGTATACCAGAAGCGGGCAATCCCATTGCACTGGATGTGGCTGAACAAGCAAGGACAGAGTTCGCTGGCTGAACAACGAAAAGTGTTATGTCCGGTATTTCATCTGTTGAAAAAGTATCGCTTCATTTTGCTCGGAGACCGTGAGTTTCACAGTATCGAGCTTGCTGCTTGGTGTGTGGAAAAACAAGTCAAATTCGTGTTCCGTTTACCGAAAAGTACGACCATCAAACCGAATGACAGCGATGCGTTTACTCGCCTCGACGATTTGCCACAAACGCCCGGAATCACTGAGCAATATCTGCACATTCAAGTCACGCAAAATCGCGGGTTCGGCAAGCATAATTTAGTCTTGCGCCAAAAACGCGCCTACCGTCAATCGAATTCTGATGCTTGGTATCTGCTGACCAATCTCGTCGGTGCCGAACAAACTCTGAAAGCTTACTCTAATCGCTTCTCCATTGAGCCGCTGTTCAAAGACTACAAATCCGGTGGCTATCATCTCGAAGATTGCCATGCCGATTCACGCCGATTCAATGCACTACTGGTTCTGATTGCCATTGCTTATTCGCTCTCAACGCTTCAGGGACGACGCATTCGCCAAAAGCAAGTGCAATGCTACGTCGGTCGAGTCAAGGAGCCGAAGCGAACCCGAAACCGACATAGCAATTTCTGGATTGGCTTGTATGGCAGGTTGTGGATTGAACCCTTGCAATTGTGGTCAACTCTGGCGACCAAGTTGATGGCACTCAAGCCGCAAAAACGTCCCTTTTTTCAGCGAGGTCTCAATGCCATTTCCTTGATCCAGTCTGCTCTCTAG